One segment of Cynocephalus volans isolate mCynVol1 chromosome 8, mCynVol1.pri, whole genome shotgun sequence DNA contains the following:
- the MTHFR gene encoding methylenetetrahydrofolate reductase (NADPH) isoform X3 yields the protein MEKKECRNPAMLNEARGSGGLNPCSEDSSSGSEGSKNSSRCSTPGLDPERHEKLRDKIRRRMESGDKWFSLEFFPPRTAEGAVNLISRFDRMAAGGPLFIDVTWHPAGDPGSDKETSSMMIASTAVNYCGLETILHMTCCRQRREEITGHLQKAKQLGLKNILALRGDPIGDLWEEEEGGFSYAADLVKHIRSEFGDYFDICVAGYPEGHPDAGSIEADLKHLKEKVSAGADFIITQLFFQADTFFRFVKACTEIGITCPILPGIFPIQGFHSLRQLVKLSKLEVPQEIKDVIEPIKDNDAAIRNYGIELAVSLCQELLASGLVPGLHFYTLNREMATTEVLKRLGMWTEDPRRPLPWAVSAHPKRREEDVRPIFWASRPKSYIYRTQEWDEFPNGRWGNSASPAFGELKNYYLFYLKSKSPKEELLKMWGEALTSEESVFEVFAHYLSGEPNQNGYKVTCLPWNDEPLAAETSLMKEELLRVNRQGILTINSQPSINGKPSSDPIVGWGPSGGYVFQKAYLEFFTSRETVEALLQVLQKYEPRVNYHIVDVKGENITNAPELQPNAVTWGIFPGREIIQPTVVDPVSFMFWKDEAFALWIEQWGKLYEEESPSRTIIQYIHDNYFLVNLVDNDFPLDNCLWQVVEDTFKLLNKPTQNEEEMEAP from the exons atggaaaaaaaagaatgcag GAACCCGGCCATGCTGAACGAGGCCAGAGGGAGTGGTGGCCTCAACCCCTGCTCGGAggacagcagcagtggcagtgagGGCTCCAAAAATAGTTCGAGATGTTCCACACCGGGCCTGGACCCCGAGCGGCACGAGAAGCTCCGGGACAAGATAAGGCGGAGGATGGAATCTGGTGACAAGTGGTTCTCTCTGGAATTCTTCCCCCCTCGAACTGCTGAGGGAGCTGTCAATCTTATCTCAAG GTTTGACCGGATGGCAGCAGGTGGCCCCCTCTTCATAGATGTAACCTGGCACCCAGCAGGGGACCCTGGCTCAGACAAGGAAACCTCTTCCATGATGATCGCCAGCACTGCTGTGAACTACTGTGGCCTTGAAACCATCCTGCACATGACTTGCTGCCGCCAGCGCCGGGAAGAGATCACAGGCCACCTGCAAAAAGCCAAGCAGCTGGGCCTGAAAAATATCTTGGCGCTGAGGGGAG ACCCCATAGGTGAcctgtgggaagaggaggaaggaggcttCAGTTATGCGGCGGACTTGGTGAAGCACATCCGAAGTGAGTTTGGTGACTACTTTGACATCTGTGTGGCAG GTTACCCCGAAGGCCACCCCGATGCAGGGAGCATTGAGGCCGACCTGAAGCACTTGAAGGAGAAGGTGTCTGCAGGAGCCGACTTTATCATCACCCAGCTTTTCTTTCAGGCTGACACCTTCTTCCGCTTTGTAAAGGCTTGCACCGAGATAGGCATCACCTGCCCCATCCTCCCCGGGATCTTTCCTATTCAG GGCTTCCACTCCCTTCGGCAGCTTGTGAAGCTGTCCAAGTTGGAGGTGCCGCAGGAGATCAAGGATGTAATTGAGCCAATCAAAGACAACGATGCTGCCATCCGCAACTATGGCATCGAGCTGGCCGTAAGCCTGTGCCAGGAGCTTCTGGCCAGTGGCTTGGTGCCAGGCCTGCATTTCTACACCCTCAACCGCGAGATGGCCACCACAGAGGTGCTGAAGCGCCTGGGCATGTGGACCGAGGACCCCAG GCGTCCCCTGCCCTGGGCTGTCAGTGCCCACCCCAAGCGCCGGGAGGAAGATGTACGTCCCATATTCTGGGCATCCAGACCAAAGAGTTACATCTACCGCACCCAGGAGTGGGATGAGTTCCCCAATGGCCGCTG GGGCAATTCCGCCTCTCCAGCCTTTGGGGAGCTAAAGAACTACTACCTCTTCTACCTGAAAAGCAAGTCCCCCAAGGAGGAGTTGCTGAAGATGTGGGGGGAGGCGCTCACCAGTGAAGAAAGTGTCTTTGAAGTTTTTGCCCACTACCTCTCAGGAGAGCCAAACCAGAACGGCTACAAA GTGACTTGCCTGCCCTGGAACGACGAGCCCTTGGCAGCTGAGACCAGCCTGATGAAGGAGGAGCTGCTGCGTGTGAACCGGCAGGGCATCCTCACCATCAACTCCCAGCCCAGCATCAACGGGAAGCCGTCTTCTGACCCCATCGTGGGCTGGGGCCCCAGCGGGGGCTATGTCTTCCAGAAG GCCTACCTGGAGTTCTTCACTTCCCGAGAGACGGTGGAAGCGCTGCTGCAGGTGCTGCAGAAGTATGAGCCGCGGGTCAATTACCACATCGTCGATGTGAAG ggtgaAAACATCACCAATGCCCCTGAGCTGCAGCCCAACGCCGTCACGTGGGGCATCTTCCCCGGGCGAGAGATCATCCAGCCAACAGTGGTGGATCCTGTCAGCTTCATGTTCTGGAAG GACGAGGCCTTCGCCCTGTGGATTGAGCAGTGGGGCAAGCTGTACGAGGAGGAGTCCCCGTCTCGCACGATCATTCAGTACATCCACGACAACTACTTCTTGGTCAACCTGGTGGACAATGACTTCCCACTGGACAACTGCTTGTGGCAGGTGGTAGAAGACACATTCAAGCTTCTTAACAAGCCCACCCAGAACGAGGAGGAGATGGAGGCTCCATGA
- the MTHFR gene encoding methylenetetrahydrofolate reductase (NADPH) isoform X4 yields MLNEARGSGGLNPCSEDSSSGSEGSKNSSRCSTPGLDPERHEKLRDKIRRRMESGDKWFSLEFFPPRTAEGAVNLISRFDRMAAGGPLFIDVTWHPAGDPGSDKETSSMMIASTAVNYCGLETILHMTCCRQRREEITGHLQKAKQLGLKNILALRGDPIGDLWEEEEGGFSYAADLVKHIRSEFGDYFDICVAGYPEGHPDAGSIEADLKHLKEKVSAGADFIITQLFFQADTFFRFVKACTEIGITCPILPGIFPIQGFHSLRQLVKLSKLEVPQEIKDVIEPIKDNDAAIRNYGIELAVSLCQELLASGLVPGLHFYTLNREMATTEVLKRLGMWTEDPRRPLPWAVSAHPKRREEDVRPIFWASRPKSYIYRTQEWDEFPNGRWGNSASPAFGELKNYYLFYLKSKSPKEELLKMWGEALTSEESVFEVFAHYLSGEPNQNGYKVTCLPWNDEPLAAETSLMKEELLRVNRQGILTINSQPSINGKPSSDPIVGWGPSGGYVFQKAYLEFFTSRETVEALLQVLQKYEPRVNYHIVDVKGENITNAPELQPNAVTWGIFPGREIIQPTVVDPVSFMFWKDEAFALWIEQWGKLYEEESPSRTIIQYIHDNYFLVNLVDNDFPLDNCLWQVVEDTFKLLNKPTQNEEEMEAP; encoded by the exons ATGCTGAACGAGGCCAGAGGGAGTGGTGGCCTCAACCCCTGCTCGGAggacagcagcagtggcagtgagGGCTCCAAAAATAGTTCGAGATGTTCCACACCGGGCCTGGACCCCGAGCGGCACGAGAAGCTCCGGGACAAGATAAGGCGGAGGATGGAATCTGGTGACAAGTGGTTCTCTCTGGAATTCTTCCCCCCTCGAACTGCTGAGGGAGCTGTCAATCTTATCTCAAG GTTTGACCGGATGGCAGCAGGTGGCCCCCTCTTCATAGATGTAACCTGGCACCCAGCAGGGGACCCTGGCTCAGACAAGGAAACCTCTTCCATGATGATCGCCAGCACTGCTGTGAACTACTGTGGCCTTGAAACCATCCTGCACATGACTTGCTGCCGCCAGCGCCGGGAAGAGATCACAGGCCACCTGCAAAAAGCCAAGCAGCTGGGCCTGAAAAATATCTTGGCGCTGAGGGGAG ACCCCATAGGTGAcctgtgggaagaggaggaaggaggcttCAGTTATGCGGCGGACTTGGTGAAGCACATCCGAAGTGAGTTTGGTGACTACTTTGACATCTGTGTGGCAG GTTACCCCGAAGGCCACCCCGATGCAGGGAGCATTGAGGCCGACCTGAAGCACTTGAAGGAGAAGGTGTCTGCAGGAGCCGACTTTATCATCACCCAGCTTTTCTTTCAGGCTGACACCTTCTTCCGCTTTGTAAAGGCTTGCACCGAGATAGGCATCACCTGCCCCATCCTCCCCGGGATCTTTCCTATTCAG GGCTTCCACTCCCTTCGGCAGCTTGTGAAGCTGTCCAAGTTGGAGGTGCCGCAGGAGATCAAGGATGTAATTGAGCCAATCAAAGACAACGATGCTGCCATCCGCAACTATGGCATCGAGCTGGCCGTAAGCCTGTGCCAGGAGCTTCTGGCCAGTGGCTTGGTGCCAGGCCTGCATTTCTACACCCTCAACCGCGAGATGGCCACCACAGAGGTGCTGAAGCGCCTGGGCATGTGGACCGAGGACCCCAG GCGTCCCCTGCCCTGGGCTGTCAGTGCCCACCCCAAGCGCCGGGAGGAAGATGTACGTCCCATATTCTGGGCATCCAGACCAAAGAGTTACATCTACCGCACCCAGGAGTGGGATGAGTTCCCCAATGGCCGCTG GGGCAATTCCGCCTCTCCAGCCTTTGGGGAGCTAAAGAACTACTACCTCTTCTACCTGAAAAGCAAGTCCCCCAAGGAGGAGTTGCTGAAGATGTGGGGGGAGGCGCTCACCAGTGAAGAAAGTGTCTTTGAAGTTTTTGCCCACTACCTCTCAGGAGAGCCAAACCAGAACGGCTACAAA GTGACTTGCCTGCCCTGGAACGACGAGCCCTTGGCAGCTGAGACCAGCCTGATGAAGGAGGAGCTGCTGCGTGTGAACCGGCAGGGCATCCTCACCATCAACTCCCAGCCCAGCATCAACGGGAAGCCGTCTTCTGACCCCATCGTGGGCTGGGGCCCCAGCGGGGGCTATGTCTTCCAGAAG GCCTACCTGGAGTTCTTCACTTCCCGAGAGACGGTGGAAGCGCTGCTGCAGGTGCTGCAGAAGTATGAGCCGCGGGTCAATTACCACATCGTCGATGTGAAG ggtgaAAACATCACCAATGCCCCTGAGCTGCAGCCCAACGCCGTCACGTGGGGCATCTTCCCCGGGCGAGAGATCATCCAGCCAACAGTGGTGGATCCTGTCAGCTTCATGTTCTGGAAG GACGAGGCCTTCGCCCTGTGGATTGAGCAGTGGGGCAAGCTGTACGAGGAGGAGTCCCCGTCTCGCACGATCATTCAGTACATCCACGACAACTACTTCTTGGTCAACCTGGTGGACAATGACTTCCCACTGGACAACTGCTTGTGGCAGGTGGTAGAAGACACATTCAAGCTTCTTAACAAGCCCACCCAGAACGAGGAGGAGATGGAGGCTCCATGA
- the MTHFR gene encoding methylenetetrahydrofolate reductase (NADPH) isoform X2: protein MEKKECSRNPAMLNEARGSGGLNPCSEDSSSGSEGSKNSSRCSTPGLDPERHEKLRDKIRRRMESGDKWFSLEFFPPRTAEGAVNLISRFDRMAAGGPLFIDVTWHPAGDPGSDKETSSMMIASTAVNYCGLETILHMTCCRQRREEITGHLQKAKQLGLKNILALRGDPIGDLWEEEEGGFSYAADLVKHIRSEFGDYFDICVAGYPEGHPDAGSIEADLKHLKEKVSAGADFIITQLFFQADTFFRFVKACTEIGITCPILPGIFPIQGFHSLRQLVKLSKLEVPQEIKDVIEPIKDNDAAIRNYGIELAVSLCQELLASGLVPGLHFYTLNREMATTEVLKRLGMWTEDPRRPLPWAVSAHPKRREEDVRPIFWASRPKSYIYRTQEWDEFPNGRWGNSASPAFGELKNYYLFYLKSKSPKEELLKMWGEALTSEESVFEVFAHYLSGEPNQNGYKVTCLPWNDEPLAAETSLMKEELLRVNRQGILTINSQPSINGKPSSDPIVGWGPSGGYVFQKAYLEFFTSRETVEALLQVLQKYEPRVNYHIVDVKGENITNAPELQPNAVTWGIFPGREIIQPTVVDPVSFMFWKDEAFALWIEQWGKLYEEESPSRTIIQYIHDNYFLVNLVDNDFPLDNCLWQVVEDTFKLLNKPTQNEEEMEAP, encoded by the exons atggaaaaaaaagaatgcag CAGGAACCCGGCCATGCTGAACGAGGCCAGAGGGAGTGGTGGCCTCAACCCCTGCTCGGAggacagcagcagtggcagtgagGGCTCCAAAAATAGTTCGAGATGTTCCACACCGGGCCTGGACCCCGAGCGGCACGAGAAGCTCCGGGACAAGATAAGGCGGAGGATGGAATCTGGTGACAAGTGGTTCTCTCTGGAATTCTTCCCCCCTCGAACTGCTGAGGGAGCTGTCAATCTTATCTCAAG GTTTGACCGGATGGCAGCAGGTGGCCCCCTCTTCATAGATGTAACCTGGCACCCAGCAGGGGACCCTGGCTCAGACAAGGAAACCTCTTCCATGATGATCGCCAGCACTGCTGTGAACTACTGTGGCCTTGAAACCATCCTGCACATGACTTGCTGCCGCCAGCGCCGGGAAGAGATCACAGGCCACCTGCAAAAAGCCAAGCAGCTGGGCCTGAAAAATATCTTGGCGCTGAGGGGAG ACCCCATAGGTGAcctgtgggaagaggaggaaggaggcttCAGTTATGCGGCGGACTTGGTGAAGCACATCCGAAGTGAGTTTGGTGACTACTTTGACATCTGTGTGGCAG GTTACCCCGAAGGCCACCCCGATGCAGGGAGCATTGAGGCCGACCTGAAGCACTTGAAGGAGAAGGTGTCTGCAGGAGCCGACTTTATCATCACCCAGCTTTTCTTTCAGGCTGACACCTTCTTCCGCTTTGTAAAGGCTTGCACCGAGATAGGCATCACCTGCCCCATCCTCCCCGGGATCTTTCCTATTCAG GGCTTCCACTCCCTTCGGCAGCTTGTGAAGCTGTCCAAGTTGGAGGTGCCGCAGGAGATCAAGGATGTAATTGAGCCAATCAAAGACAACGATGCTGCCATCCGCAACTATGGCATCGAGCTGGCCGTAAGCCTGTGCCAGGAGCTTCTGGCCAGTGGCTTGGTGCCAGGCCTGCATTTCTACACCCTCAACCGCGAGATGGCCACCACAGAGGTGCTGAAGCGCCTGGGCATGTGGACCGAGGACCCCAG GCGTCCCCTGCCCTGGGCTGTCAGTGCCCACCCCAAGCGCCGGGAGGAAGATGTACGTCCCATATTCTGGGCATCCAGACCAAAGAGTTACATCTACCGCACCCAGGAGTGGGATGAGTTCCCCAATGGCCGCTG GGGCAATTCCGCCTCTCCAGCCTTTGGGGAGCTAAAGAACTACTACCTCTTCTACCTGAAAAGCAAGTCCCCCAAGGAGGAGTTGCTGAAGATGTGGGGGGAGGCGCTCACCAGTGAAGAAAGTGTCTTTGAAGTTTTTGCCCACTACCTCTCAGGAGAGCCAAACCAGAACGGCTACAAA GTGACTTGCCTGCCCTGGAACGACGAGCCCTTGGCAGCTGAGACCAGCCTGATGAAGGAGGAGCTGCTGCGTGTGAACCGGCAGGGCATCCTCACCATCAACTCCCAGCCCAGCATCAACGGGAAGCCGTCTTCTGACCCCATCGTGGGCTGGGGCCCCAGCGGGGGCTATGTCTTCCAGAAG GCCTACCTGGAGTTCTTCACTTCCCGAGAGACGGTGGAAGCGCTGCTGCAGGTGCTGCAGAAGTATGAGCCGCGGGTCAATTACCACATCGTCGATGTGAAG ggtgaAAACATCACCAATGCCCCTGAGCTGCAGCCCAACGCCGTCACGTGGGGCATCTTCCCCGGGCGAGAGATCATCCAGCCAACAGTGGTGGATCCTGTCAGCTTCATGTTCTGGAAG GACGAGGCCTTCGCCCTGTGGATTGAGCAGTGGGGCAAGCTGTACGAGGAGGAGTCCCCGTCTCGCACGATCATTCAGTACATCCACGACAACTACTTCTTGGTCAACCTGGTGGACAATGACTTCCCACTGGACAACTGCTTGTGGCAGGTGGTAGAAGACACATTCAAGCTTCTTAACAAGCCCACCCAGAACGAGGAGGAGATGGAGGCTCCATGA
- the MTHFR gene encoding methylenetetrahydrofolate reductase (NADPH) isoform X1 has translation MCLTLGCLPSDAPCPTPCSRNPAMLNEARGSGGLNPCSEDSSSGSEGSKNSSRCSTPGLDPERHEKLRDKIRRRMESGDKWFSLEFFPPRTAEGAVNLISRFDRMAAGGPLFIDVTWHPAGDPGSDKETSSMMIASTAVNYCGLETILHMTCCRQRREEITGHLQKAKQLGLKNILALRGDPIGDLWEEEEGGFSYAADLVKHIRSEFGDYFDICVAGYPEGHPDAGSIEADLKHLKEKVSAGADFIITQLFFQADTFFRFVKACTEIGITCPILPGIFPIQGFHSLRQLVKLSKLEVPQEIKDVIEPIKDNDAAIRNYGIELAVSLCQELLASGLVPGLHFYTLNREMATTEVLKRLGMWTEDPRRPLPWAVSAHPKRREEDVRPIFWASRPKSYIYRTQEWDEFPNGRWGNSASPAFGELKNYYLFYLKSKSPKEELLKMWGEALTSEESVFEVFAHYLSGEPNQNGYKVTCLPWNDEPLAAETSLMKEELLRVNRQGILTINSQPSINGKPSSDPIVGWGPSGGYVFQKAYLEFFTSRETVEALLQVLQKYEPRVNYHIVDVKGENITNAPELQPNAVTWGIFPGREIIQPTVVDPVSFMFWKDEAFALWIEQWGKLYEEESPSRTIIQYIHDNYFLVNLVDNDFPLDNCLWQVVEDTFKLLNKPTQNEEEMEAP, from the exons ATGTGCCTGACGCTTGGCTGCCTGCCCTCTGatgccccctgccccaccccgtGCAGCAGGAACCCGGCCATGCTGAACGAGGCCAGAGGGAGTGGTGGCCTCAACCCCTGCTCGGAggacagcagcagtggcagtgagGGCTCCAAAAATAGTTCGAGATGTTCCACACCGGGCCTGGACCCCGAGCGGCACGAGAAGCTCCGGGACAAGATAAGGCGGAGGATGGAATCTGGTGACAAGTGGTTCTCTCTGGAATTCTTCCCCCCTCGAACTGCTGAGGGAGCTGTCAATCTTATCTCAAG GTTTGACCGGATGGCAGCAGGTGGCCCCCTCTTCATAGATGTAACCTGGCACCCAGCAGGGGACCCTGGCTCAGACAAGGAAACCTCTTCCATGATGATCGCCAGCACTGCTGTGAACTACTGTGGCCTTGAAACCATCCTGCACATGACTTGCTGCCGCCAGCGCCGGGAAGAGATCACAGGCCACCTGCAAAAAGCCAAGCAGCTGGGCCTGAAAAATATCTTGGCGCTGAGGGGAG ACCCCATAGGTGAcctgtgggaagaggaggaaggaggcttCAGTTATGCGGCGGACTTGGTGAAGCACATCCGAAGTGAGTTTGGTGACTACTTTGACATCTGTGTGGCAG GTTACCCCGAAGGCCACCCCGATGCAGGGAGCATTGAGGCCGACCTGAAGCACTTGAAGGAGAAGGTGTCTGCAGGAGCCGACTTTATCATCACCCAGCTTTTCTTTCAGGCTGACACCTTCTTCCGCTTTGTAAAGGCTTGCACCGAGATAGGCATCACCTGCCCCATCCTCCCCGGGATCTTTCCTATTCAG GGCTTCCACTCCCTTCGGCAGCTTGTGAAGCTGTCCAAGTTGGAGGTGCCGCAGGAGATCAAGGATGTAATTGAGCCAATCAAAGACAACGATGCTGCCATCCGCAACTATGGCATCGAGCTGGCCGTAAGCCTGTGCCAGGAGCTTCTGGCCAGTGGCTTGGTGCCAGGCCTGCATTTCTACACCCTCAACCGCGAGATGGCCACCACAGAGGTGCTGAAGCGCCTGGGCATGTGGACCGAGGACCCCAG GCGTCCCCTGCCCTGGGCTGTCAGTGCCCACCCCAAGCGCCGGGAGGAAGATGTACGTCCCATATTCTGGGCATCCAGACCAAAGAGTTACATCTACCGCACCCAGGAGTGGGATGAGTTCCCCAATGGCCGCTG GGGCAATTCCGCCTCTCCAGCCTTTGGGGAGCTAAAGAACTACTACCTCTTCTACCTGAAAAGCAAGTCCCCCAAGGAGGAGTTGCTGAAGATGTGGGGGGAGGCGCTCACCAGTGAAGAAAGTGTCTTTGAAGTTTTTGCCCACTACCTCTCAGGAGAGCCAAACCAGAACGGCTACAAA GTGACTTGCCTGCCCTGGAACGACGAGCCCTTGGCAGCTGAGACCAGCCTGATGAAGGAGGAGCTGCTGCGTGTGAACCGGCAGGGCATCCTCACCATCAACTCCCAGCCCAGCATCAACGGGAAGCCGTCTTCTGACCCCATCGTGGGCTGGGGCCCCAGCGGGGGCTATGTCTTCCAGAAG GCCTACCTGGAGTTCTTCACTTCCCGAGAGACGGTGGAAGCGCTGCTGCAGGTGCTGCAGAAGTATGAGCCGCGGGTCAATTACCACATCGTCGATGTGAAG ggtgaAAACATCACCAATGCCCCTGAGCTGCAGCCCAACGCCGTCACGTGGGGCATCTTCCCCGGGCGAGAGATCATCCAGCCAACAGTGGTGGATCCTGTCAGCTTCATGTTCTGGAAG GACGAGGCCTTCGCCCTGTGGATTGAGCAGTGGGGCAAGCTGTACGAGGAGGAGTCCCCGTCTCGCACGATCATTCAGTACATCCACGACAACTACTTCTTGGTCAACCTGGTGGACAATGACTTCCCACTGGACAACTGCTTGTGGCAGGTGGTAGAAGACACATTCAAGCTTCTTAACAAGCCCACCCAGAACGAGGAGGAGATGGAGGCTCCATGA
- the MTHFR gene encoding methylenetetrahydrofolate reductase (NADPH) isoform X5 yields MDQQKARVLPAGHCCPSLGMMASEAGSVGFSVPPSTSRNPAMLNEARGSGGLNPCSEDSSSGSEGSKNSSRCSTPGLDPERHEKLRDKIRRRMESGDKWFSLEFFPPRTAEGAVNLISRFDRMAAGGPLFIDVTWHPAGDPGSDKETSSMMIASTAVNYCGLETILHMTCCRQRREEITGHLQKAKQLGLKNILALRGDPIGDLWEEEEGGFSYAADLVKHIRSEFGDYFDICVAGYPEGHPDAGSIEADLKHLKEKVSAGADFIITQLFFQADTFFRFVKACTEIGITCPILPGIFPIQGFHSLRQLVKLSKLEVPQEIKDVIEPIKDNDAAIRNYGIELAVSLCQELLASGLVPGLHFYTLNREMATTEVLKRLGMWTEDPRRPLPWAVSAHPKRREEDVRPIFWASRPKSYIYRTQEWDEFPNGRWGNSASPAFGELKNYYLFYLKSKSPKEELLKMWGEALTSEESVFEVFAHYLSGEPNQNGYKVTCLPWNDEPLAAETSLMKEELLRVNRQGILTINSQPSINGKPSSDPIVGWGPSGGYVFQKAYLEFFTSRETVEALLQVLQKYEPRVNYHIVDVKGENITNAPELQPNAVTWGIFPGREIIQPTVVDPVSFMFWKDEAFALWIEQWGKLYEEESPSRTIIQYIHDNYFLVNLVDNDFPLDNCLWQVVEDTFKLLNKPTQNEEEMEAP; encoded by the exons ATGGACCAGCAAAAAGCCAGGGTTCTCCCAGCTGGGCACTGCTGCCCCTCCCTAGGGATGATGGCCTCAGAGGCCGGCAGCGTGGGGTTCTCTGTGCCACCCTCCACCAG CAGGAACCCGGCCATGCTGAACGAGGCCAGAGGGAGTGGTGGCCTCAACCCCTGCTCGGAggacagcagcagtggcagtgagGGCTCCAAAAATAGTTCGAGATGTTCCACACCGGGCCTGGACCCCGAGCGGCACGAGAAGCTCCGGGACAAGATAAGGCGGAGGATGGAATCTGGTGACAAGTGGTTCTCTCTGGAATTCTTCCCCCCTCGAACTGCTGAGGGAGCTGTCAATCTTATCTCAAG GTTTGACCGGATGGCAGCAGGTGGCCCCCTCTTCATAGATGTAACCTGGCACCCAGCAGGGGACCCTGGCTCAGACAAGGAAACCTCTTCCATGATGATCGCCAGCACTGCTGTGAACTACTGTGGCCTTGAAACCATCCTGCACATGACTTGCTGCCGCCAGCGCCGGGAAGAGATCACAGGCCACCTGCAAAAAGCCAAGCAGCTGGGCCTGAAAAATATCTTGGCGCTGAGGGGAG ACCCCATAGGTGAcctgtgggaagaggaggaaggaggcttCAGTTATGCGGCGGACTTGGTGAAGCACATCCGAAGTGAGTTTGGTGACTACTTTGACATCTGTGTGGCAG GTTACCCCGAAGGCCACCCCGATGCAGGGAGCATTGAGGCCGACCTGAAGCACTTGAAGGAGAAGGTGTCTGCAGGAGCCGACTTTATCATCACCCAGCTTTTCTTTCAGGCTGACACCTTCTTCCGCTTTGTAAAGGCTTGCACCGAGATAGGCATCACCTGCCCCATCCTCCCCGGGATCTTTCCTATTCAG GGCTTCCACTCCCTTCGGCAGCTTGTGAAGCTGTCCAAGTTGGAGGTGCCGCAGGAGATCAAGGATGTAATTGAGCCAATCAAAGACAACGATGCTGCCATCCGCAACTATGGCATCGAGCTGGCCGTAAGCCTGTGCCAGGAGCTTCTGGCCAGTGGCTTGGTGCCAGGCCTGCATTTCTACACCCTCAACCGCGAGATGGCCACCACAGAGGTGCTGAAGCGCCTGGGCATGTGGACCGAGGACCCCAG GCGTCCCCTGCCCTGGGCTGTCAGTGCCCACCCCAAGCGCCGGGAGGAAGATGTACGTCCCATATTCTGGGCATCCAGACCAAAGAGTTACATCTACCGCACCCAGGAGTGGGATGAGTTCCCCAATGGCCGCTG GGGCAATTCCGCCTCTCCAGCCTTTGGGGAGCTAAAGAACTACTACCTCTTCTACCTGAAAAGCAAGTCCCCCAAGGAGGAGTTGCTGAAGATGTGGGGGGAGGCGCTCACCAGTGAAGAAAGTGTCTTTGAAGTTTTTGCCCACTACCTCTCAGGAGAGCCAAACCAGAACGGCTACAAA GTGACTTGCCTGCCCTGGAACGACGAGCCCTTGGCAGCTGAGACCAGCCTGATGAAGGAGGAGCTGCTGCGTGTGAACCGGCAGGGCATCCTCACCATCAACTCCCAGCCCAGCATCAACGGGAAGCCGTCTTCTGACCCCATCGTGGGCTGGGGCCCCAGCGGGGGCTATGTCTTCCAGAAG GCCTACCTGGAGTTCTTCACTTCCCGAGAGACGGTGGAAGCGCTGCTGCAGGTGCTGCAGAAGTATGAGCCGCGGGTCAATTACCACATCGTCGATGTGAAG ggtgaAAACATCACCAATGCCCCTGAGCTGCAGCCCAACGCCGTCACGTGGGGCATCTTCCCCGGGCGAGAGATCATCCAGCCAACAGTGGTGGATCCTGTCAGCTTCATGTTCTGGAAG GACGAGGCCTTCGCCCTGTGGATTGAGCAGTGGGGCAAGCTGTACGAGGAGGAGTCCCCGTCTCGCACGATCATTCAGTACATCCACGACAACTACTTCTTGGTCAACCTGGTGGACAATGACTTCCCACTGGACAACTGCTTGTGGCAGGTGGTAGAAGACACATTCAAGCTTCTTAACAAGCCCACCCAGAACGAGGAGGAGATGGAGGCTCCATGA